A window of Streptomyces sp. NBC_01224 genomic DNA:
CGACCAGCCGGTGCATCTCGTCGCGGAAGGCCGCGAACACCGGCACCTGCGGGAACCCGATCGCGAGTGCGCCGGAACAGTGCAGCAGCCAGTCGTGCCGGGCCCTCGCGTGTCCCTGCTCGTGGGCCAGCACCGCATCCAGCTGACGGCCTTTCAGGCGGCCAAGTGCCGCCGTGGTGATGACCAGTTGAGGAGCGGATCCCGGTAGCCACCAGGCATCCGGACGCTCTCCCTCCAGCACGACGAGCCGACCGCTGCCAGGCTCCTCGCCGGGCATCAGCGGGGAACGCACCAGCAATTCGGTACGCCGTCGCCTGCGACGCACCTGGGCCCGGTGGATTTCCCGGGTCAGCATCGCCGCGGTCCACACCCCTCCGAGCGCCAGCAGCACGGCCATGGCCGCAGACCACCGCCCGTGCCCGCCCAGTGCATACGCCTCCACCACGGCACGCGGCGCCGGTGCGAACACATGTCCGCGCACCGCCTGCCAGGCCGCGGCCGCACTGAACGTCATGGAGAGCGCGAAGGAGAGGAGCACCCCGGCCACCACGCACTGCCAGACCCACAGCGCAACGACGGGCTCGCGCTCCGGCCAATCCGCCCGCGCCATCAGACGTGGGGTCACGACGGCGGCCAGTGCACCGAGCAGCAGCAGCGCGAGGGAGACCAACATGGCGTCAGCCTATGAGCGGTGCGGCAGCCGCGGGTATGGCTGCGCACGGCAAGTGATGCACGCCACGGTTTGGCCTGCCCCCTGTCTCACAGAGTGAGCAGCATTGCGAACATGGCTATCCCCATGGTCAGCCGACAGGCGAGAGCCAGCTCGGGCCAGGCACCCCAGCCGCCCCCGACCGGCCCGCCACCGCTCCCCGCCGGGGTGGCCACCGGTATCAACCGGGCTCCCGAACGCAGCACATACACCGCGTAGTAGGCCAGCAGCAGTCCGGTCAGCAGAGGTATGCCCCCGGCCGTCACCGCGACATCATGGCCCGTGTGTCCGCCGTGCTCGCCGTGCGCCCCTCCACCGCCCGGTGCCATCGCCACCGCCATGTAGACCATCGCCGACGACCCGACCAGATGGTGCAGATGGTGCGTGCTGCGCCGGGAGAACCACAGCGCGCGCAACGAGGCCGCACCGAACAGCACCGCGTACACCATCCACCCCCACACAGGTGGTGTCACGACGGCGGCCGGCACGGCCATGGCGGCCATGCCGAAGCCCATCAAAGCCTCCGCACGCGCCGTCCTGCGCCCCTCCCCGGTCTCTCTGCGCGTGCGCAGCAGGCAGTACGCGCCCGTCACCCCGCACAACACCATCAGCAGCCAGCCGGACATCGCCGGTCCATGCACAGCGCACCCCCCTGGACGTACGACGTCGGTCCCTCTTAGTCGATGCCCGGGCCCAGGCCGTCGTACGCGGCGCACTGAGGTACACGGGGAGCGCGCGGAGGGGGTGTTCCCTGTCGTGCCGTGTGCTCCCGCCCGGCGATGGGAACAGCCCGCCGGAGGCTCCGCTCTCTGGGCGGAGATCCCGACGCCACCGCCACCGCCACCGCCACCGCCCAGCCGACCCGCCGCGCGGCTTACTGATCGTTTCCGGCCCCGGGTTCTTTGCAGTGGACGGCTTCCGCCACCACCCGCGCCTCGCGTTCGCGGACCACGACGGCAGTCTGGACAAAGCCCTGCCCGTGCTCGTCGACTGCGCCCAGGGAAGCCGCGCCGCGCACTGACGGCGCACCGGCACTTCTACGGGCGGTAGCGCAGTGGATGGTCCTCCGGTACTTCCACCACGACGATCCTGTGCCCGTCCGGATCGCGGATCCACATCTCGACGAGCCCCCATGGCTCGCGCACCGGCGGCCGCAGCACCTCGACGCCACGGGCCGACACCTCCTCGTGCGCCGCCCGGACGTCCGCGACCTGCAGCCACAGTTCGAGGCCGGGCACCGGAGGTGCGGTGGCGCGCCCGGAGACCTCCAGGAAGCCGCCGCCGAGGAAATAGACCGTGCCCCGCTCGGGGCCCGTGCCGAACTCCCGGTAGACGGGCAGCCCGAGGGACTGGCCGTAGAAGATCCGTGACCGCTCGGGATCGGCCGGACGCAACAGGATCCGGCTGCTCAGCACGTGAACCATGCGTCAAACTCTAGGTCCGGAACGCGCGGGATACGCTGCTTCGGCACGGCCACAGCAGAGAAACGGAGAGCAATCACCATGGACATAGCCCCTGCCCAGGACTCGGGACAGCTGACCTTCCGCGACGCGGCTGACGCCGATGTGCCCGCACTCGTGACGCTGATCGAGTCGGCGTACCGCGGGGACTCCAGCCGGGCCGGATGGACCACCGAGGCGGACATCCTGCAGGGGCAGCGGACCGACCCGGACGGTGTCCGCGAGGTCGTCGAAGCGCCCGGCAGCCGACTGCTCGTGGTGGAGCGCGACGGTGCGCTCATCGCCTGCTGCCAGCTCGAACACCGCGGTGACGCCGCCTACTTCGGGATGTTCGCGGTCCGTCCCGAGCTGCAGGGAGCCGGCCTCGGCAAGGTGATCATCGCCGAGGCCGAGCGCACCGTCCGGGAGAGCTGGGGGGTGACCGAGATGCACATGACCGTGATCTCGGTGCGCGAGGAGCTGATCGCCTGGTACGAGCGCCGCGGCTACCGCCGTACGGGAAAGCTCAGCCCGTTCCCGTACGGCGACGATCGCTTCGGCCTTCCGCAGCGCGACGATCTCGCGTTCGAGCTGCTGATCAAGGACCTGGTCTGACCGGGCAGGCGATCAGGCGGTGAAGCGGCCGGCGCGGCGGATCTCCGGGTAGTCGGTGGTCGCGCCGTCCAGTCGCAGGGCGCGTACCAGCCGCAGATGGTCCTGGGTGTTCACCACCCAGCCGATGACCTTCAGCCCATCGGCGTGCGCCTGCTCGACCACCTCCAGGGTGAGGCGGCGGATGTTCAGTGCCAGCGTCGCCGCGCCCACCGCCTTCGCCCGGTCCACCACATCGCTGCGCCAGCGGCTCGCGATGAGTACGGTCCGAACCCCCGGCACCAGTTGGGCGATCTCGGCGACCGCCTCGTCGTGGAACGACGACACCTCGACCCGGTCGACGAGACCGCGTCGCAGCATCACTTCTGCCAGGGCGCGGGCCGCGGCCACATCTTTGATCTCCGCCTGAACGGGGGACCGTACGGCGTCGAGCACCTCCTCGAAGACCGGCACGCGCTCGCCCTGCCCGGCATCGAGTTCGCGCAGCTCCGACAGGGTCTTCTCAGCGATCGGACCGCTGCCGTCCGTCGTACGGTCCACGTCGGCGTCGTGCATGACGGCCAGCGCGCCGTCCTTGCTCAGATGAAGGTCCAGTTCGATGGCGTCCATCCCGGCCTGCTCCGCATGGACGAACGACCGCAGGGTGTTCTCCGGCTCGACACCCATCACTCCGCGATGACCGATGGTGAGAAAAGACAAGGCAACTCGCTTCCGTCGACGGCGTCTTCCCGCGTGCGGCTCCTACCCACGAGGCGCTACGGCATTACGGCAATTCGGCAGCCTAATGGCCCACCCCCGAGAGAGAACCGCTCGGACGAGGGGGAGTGGCGCCGTGTCCCTGGACGTCGGCGGCACCGAGCAGAAACCCGGTGATGACGGCTGCGACAAGAACGGCACGGATACTCACGCGGCGGATCTCCAGAGGTGGCGCGAAGGGCGGATGCCGTCCGTCCTACCGGCAGACGGCCGTGCCGGGCGAGCTGTGTCACTCATGCGTGGGCGCGCCCTGCATGGTCTGACCGCTCATGTGTGCGAGGCCGGGCGGAGCGGCAGTCTCCGCGAGGGGTCCGGCCGACGGAAGCGTTCGCAGGGAAGGTTCAATGCAGGAAGAATCGCGGTGACCATGGGGGGTCGGCAGGATAATTTTCTGAGCCCCACTTGTCCGAAGGAACCGCGGATGGATACGGTTGCTTGACGCGAGGTTCTCCTGTGGAGGAAGAGTTATGACGGAAATTCTTGTGCACGACGTTGCCGCAGGTGACATACCTACGGACCGGCGGGTGGTCGATCACCCCGCCTGGCCCGCGCTCAAGAATGCCGTGGAGGAGATCCGCCCCTGGCAGTCGAAGGACGGTTCCATCGACTTCGACGCCGAGGGCGCGCCGTCCCGGGCGGCTGCCCGGGCGACGCTGGATCGCGTGATCGTCGCGATCGAGGAGCTCTCCCCGCTGCTTCCGCATGACGACGCCTACCACCGTGCCCTTCTCGTGGACCTGCGTCGCTGGGCCACGGACGGCTTCGGCGTGCCGGACTTCCTCGACTCGCTGCTCGCCTTCCAGCCGGCCAAGGGCCGCACCGACGGGCTCCAGCACCTGGTCGTCTTCGCGATGTACACACAGAACGGCAACCCGGACCGCAACCTCGAAGCGGTCGTGCTGCGGATGGTCTGGCCCGAGTGGCTGGCCGAGCTCGAAGCCACCCGCTACGACAACCCGTTGTTCTGCGGCATCACCTTCGAGGGCTTCACCTCGGGATACGACACCAACTCCGCCGTGCTCTTCCCGGAGACCGTCGCCGTGCGCGAGGCCCCCGAGCGCTTCAGCTGGGGCGGAATCTTCTGTGACCGCGAGGCCGCCCGCTTCCGCCGTGTCACCGAGGCGTCGGTCGATCTGCTCGGCGTCGAGCTGCCCGACGACATCCACGAGATGATCGGTGACCAGCAGCGCTGCGAGCAGGCCTTCGTGCTCTGGGACATGGTCCACGACCGGACGCACAGCCACGGCGACCTGCCGTTCGACCCCTTCATGATCAAGCAGCGCCAGCCGTTCTGGATGTACGGGCTCGAAGAGCTGCGCTGCGACCTCACCGCCTTCAAGGAGGCCGTGAAGCTGGAGGCCGACGGCTTCCCGCAGGGCCGCGATGTGCAGTACGCCGTGCTGTTCGACCGGATGTTCCGCTTTCCCGTCACCGGCGAGCGCGTCCGCAACTACGACGGCCTCGGCGGCCAGCTGCTCTTCGCGTACCTCCACAAGCACG
This region includes:
- a CDS encoding M56 family metallopeptidase, with protein sequence MLVSLALLLLGALAAVVTPRLMARADWPEREPVVALWVWQCVVAGVLLSFALSMTFSAAAAWQAVRGHVFAPAPRAVVEAYALGGHGRWSAAMAVLLALGGVWTAAMLTREIHRAQVRRRRRRTELLVRSPLMPGEEPGSGRLVVLEGERPDAWWLPGSAPQLVITTAALGRLKGRQLDAVLAHEQGHARARHDWLLHCSGALAIGFPQVPVFAAFRDEMHRLVELAADDVASRRFGRLTIALALVELNEDRGVFGPCPAPDAQLPLRVNRLLTPVERLTAGRRLRLTAAAALVPVVPLLVAFIPGLSALG
- a CDS encoding DUF5134 domain-containing protein — encoded protein: MHGPAMSGWLLMVLCGVTGAYCLLRTRRETGEGRRTARAEALMGFGMAAMAVPAAVVTPPVWGWMVYAVLFGAASLRALWFSRRSTHHLHHLVGSSAMVYMAVAMAPGGGGAHGEHGGHTGHDVAVTAGGIPLLTGLLLAYYAVYVLRSGARLIPVATPAGSGGGPVGGGWGAWPELALACRLTMGIAMFAMLLTL
- a CDS encoding VOC family protein — protein: MVHVLSSRILLRPADPERSRIFYGQSLGLPVYREFGTGPERGTVYFLGGGFLEVSGRATAPPVPGLELWLQVADVRAAHEEVSARGVEVLRPPVREPWGLVEMWIRDPDGHRIVVVEVPEDHPLRYRP
- a CDS encoding GNAT family N-acetyltransferase gives rise to the protein MDIAPAQDSGQLTFRDAADADVPALVTLIESAYRGDSSRAGWTTEADILQGQRTDPDGVREVVEAPGSRLLVVERDGALIACCQLEHRGDAAYFGMFAVRPELQGAGLGKVIIAEAERTVRESWGVTEMHMTVISVREELIAWYERRGYRRTGKLSPFPYGDDRFGLPQRDDLAFELLIKDLV
- a CDS encoding glycerophosphodiester phosphodiesterase → MGVEPENTLRSFVHAEQAGMDAIELDLHLSKDGALAVMHDADVDRTTDGSGPIAEKTLSELRELDAGQGERVPVFEEVLDAVRSPVQAEIKDVAAARALAEVMLRRGLVDRVEVSSFHDEAVAEIAQLVPGVRTVLIASRWRSDVVDRAKAVGAATLALNIRRLTLEVVEQAHADGLKVIGWVVNTQDHLRLVRALRLDGATTDYPEIRRAGRFTA
- a CDS encoding DUF6421 family protein, which produces MTEILVHDVAAGDIPTDRRVVDHPAWPALKNAVEEIRPWQSKDGSIDFDAEGAPSRAAARATLDRVIVAIEELSPLLPHDDAYHRALLVDLRRWATDGFGVPDFLDSLLAFQPAKGRTDGLQHLVVFAMYTQNGNPDRNLEAVVLRMVWPEWLAELEATRYDNPLFCGITFEGFTSGYDTNSAVLFPETVAVREAPERFSWGGIFCDREAARFRRVTEASVDLLGVELPDDIHEMIGDQQRCEQAFVLWDMVHDRTHSHGDLPFDPFMIKQRQPFWMYGLEELRCDLTAFKEAVKLEADGFPQGRDVQYAVLFDRMFRFPVTGERVRNYDGLGGQLLFAYLHKHDVIRWTDNKLRIDWDRAPQVTNQLCTEIEKLYRDGIDRPKLVHWFAAYDLVSTYLAPHPGSRWAKGPDALDLSQPPRKLVDDVLPDEFPLSMFYEALSKKLKNVIASTKGITAADAERAAA